The DNA region CACACGGAGCTTTTCCGCGGCGAGGTCGAAGGCAACGTCGTCTGGCCGCCGCGGGGCACCCAGGGCTTCGGCTATGATCCGGTTTTCCAACCCGAGGGTTACGACGTTACCTTCGGCGAAATGAGCGGCGAGGAGAAACACGGCTGGAACGTCGGCAAGCCACAGGCGCTGTCGCACCGGGCCCGTGCCTTCAAACTTTTCGTCGAAACCTGCCTGGAGGCATAAGGTCTGTTCGTGGGCAATTTCGATACGCCAAGCCTCTCGCGCGACGCCGCGCTGCTGCCCGATACCGGCGAGCCCGGCTTCGGCGTCTATGTGCATTGGCCCTTCTGCGCGGCGAAGTGTCCCTATTGCGACTTCAACAGCCATGTACGCCATCAGCCGGTGGACCAGGAGCGCTTTGCATCAGCCTTTTTGAAGGAGATGGCGGCGGTCCGGGCAATGAGCGGTCCGAAGACGGTGACGAGCATCTTTCTCGGCGGCGGCACACCGTCGCTGATGAAGCCGGAGACGGTCAATGCCATTCTTGACGGCATCGCACGGCACTGGCATGTGCCCGCCGGCATCGAAATCACCATGGAGGCCAATCCGTCGAGCGTCGAGGCCGAGCGGTTTCGCGGCTACCGGGCTGCCGGCGTCAATCGTGTCTCGCTCGGCGTGCAGGCGCTGAACGACCGGGATCTGAAATTCCTCGGCCGGCTGCATGACGTCGCCGACGCGCTGAAGGCGATCCGGCTGGCGCGCGAGATCTTCCCGCGCATGTCTTTCGACCTCATCTATGCCCGGCCGGAGCAGACGGTCGAGGAATGGGAGAAGGAACTGAAGGAAGCGATCTCCTATGCAGTCGACCATCTGTCGCTCTATCAGCTGACCATCGAGGAAGGCACACCCTTCTTTGGCCTGCACAAATCGGGCAAGCTGATCGTGCCGGACGGCGAGCAATCGGCCCTGCTCTACGAGGCGACGCAGGAGATCACGGCGCGTGAAGGCATGCCCGCCTACGAGGTCTCCAATCATGCCCGGCCGGGCGCCGAAAGCCGCCATAACCTGACCTACTGGCGTTACGGCGACTATGCCGGCATCGGTCCGGGCGCACACGGCCGGCTGACGCGTGGGCATGAGAAGCTTGCGACGGCGACCGAGCGCAAGCCGGAAGCCTGGCTCGAGATGGTCGAGCGCGACGGCCACGGCATTCTCGACCAGGAACGGCTCGGTTTCGAGGAACAGTCGGACGAGTTGCTGCTGATGGGACTGCGGCTCCGGGAAGGTGTCGATCTCGCCCGCTGGCAGCAGCTTTCGGGCCGTGAGCTCGACCCGAAACGAGAGGAATTCCTGCTCGAACATAAATTCGTCGAGCGGATCGGCAATTCGCGCCTGCGCTGCACTCCATCGGGCATGCTGATCCTCGATTCCGTCGTCGCTGATCTCGCCTGCTGACATCCAACGAGGTTGATCCGGGCGCGGCAGCGACATCGCCGTCCGCGCCGGAAAACAAGTCTCAGCCGTGGCTGGTCGCGCCCGCCTTGAACAGGCTGCCGGTCGGCGTCTTCAGGAACATCTCGAGCGGAATGTGTTCCTGGTGCAGGAAGCCGGTCGCCGGCAGCAGGCCGTCGCGGACCATTTCTATGACGGCGACGACAGAGGCCGACGTCGTCCAGGCAATCGCCGTGCGGCGGGCGCCGGCAATTTCGATCGGGTAATAGGCGCGCACGAATTCCTTGCGGCGCAGGTTGCCGTTCTCCGTGCCTTCCGCGGCGACATGGACATAGACGACATCGTCTTCAACAGGCGGCTTGGCATTGGTCAGGATTTCGCCGGCGAGCCTGCGCTTGTCGCGCATCAAGAGCTCATGGAAGAAGAAGTTCATCAGCTCCATGTGCCCGGGATAACGCATGGTCTTGTAGTCGAGATTGTCGACCTTATCGAGCATGGTGTCGCACATGGTGCCGAGGCCGCCCGATGTCGTGAAGGCTTCGAGCTTGACGCCGCCGACATAGATGGTCTCGTGCCACTCCATCGGCGAGACGAGCTTGCGCACGCCGCCTTCGATGACCTCACAGTCGTTCAGATATTCGTTGACGACGCCTTCCGGCGACCAGTTGAAGGCATAGCCGAGGAGACCCGTCGGATGCTGCGGCAGGGCGCCGACGCGCATGCGGATCGATCGGCAGCGATCGAAGCCATCGGCGAGGCTTGCCCCGACGACGCCGACGAAACCGGGCGCCAGGCCGCATTGCGGCGCCATCAGTCCGCGGGCGGTCTTCGACAGCTCGATGATGAAATTGGTGGTCGGGACGTCTTCGGTCAGATCGAAGTAATGGACGCCGGCAAAATGGGCGGCACGGGCCAGCTCAATGTTCAGATGATAGGGCAGGCAGGACAGCACCGCCTCGACATTCGAGAGCAGTTCGCCGATCAGCTGCGGATCGGATACGTCGCCTGCGCGGCATCTGAAGGGCACCTCGCCCGGGGGCAGCTGCGCATCGACACCGATAACCTCGAAGCCGCCTTCATGCAAAAGCGTTGCCGCCAGCCGCCCGACCTTGCCCAGGCCGAGAACGGCGATCTTTTCGAAACTCATTCATTCCCTCCCATGCGCCCTTTCGGCGCTCGTTCTCGAATGCGGGAGGTATAAAATAAAAAACCTATAAAGGAAAACGGCTGGAATCGCTTCCAGCCGTCAAATTTCCCGACAGGTCCGCCGGTTATTCGTTGATCAGCCGCTTCAGCAGCTCGATTTCGTGCGAAAGCTTGGTGTCACCGGATATCAGCTCCTCGATCTTGCGCACGGCGTGCAGCACGGTCGTGTGATCGCGCCCGCCGAAGCGGCGGCCGATTTCCGGAAAGGAGCGCGGCGTCAGCGTCTTCGACAGATACATGGCAATCTGGCGCGGCTTGACGATGACGCGGGTGCGGCGATTGGAGACCAGTTCCTGGCGCGAGACGTTGTAGTGCCTGGCGACGATGCGCTGAATATCCTCGATCCGCACGCGGCGCGGTTCGCCCGAACCGACGAGATGGGCGAGCAATTCGTCGACGCGCTCGATCGACAGGTTCGGTTCGAAGGAGCGGCGGAAGATCAGTTGGTTGAAGGCGCCTTCGAGTTCGCGGCCGCTGGCCGTGATGTTGCGGGCGACGTGCTGAAGCAGATCTGCCGGAATTTCGAGCGACGGATCCTCGAGACGGGCCGCGGCCAGACGCCGCTTGAGGATTTCGAGGCGCATTTCGTAATCCGGCGCGTCGAGTTCGATGGCAACGCCGCCCTGCAGGCGTGAGCGGACGCGCGGATCGAGAGACTCCAGCTCCCATGGCGCGCGGTCGGCGGCGACGACGACCTGCTTGGCGCTGTCGAGCAGCATATTCAGGAGGTGGCAGAATTCATGCTGGATCATCTTGCCCTGCAGGAACTGCATGTCGTCGATGATCAGGAGATCGATGTTGCGCAATGAATCCTTCAGCGTCAGCGCGTCGTTGTCGCGGATCGCCGTGGCGAAGCGCCACATGAAATATTCGGCCGTCAGATAGACGACGCGCAGGGCTCGCGGGTTCTGCACCGCCGCATTGGCGATCGCCTGCAGCAGATGGGTCTTGCCGAGCCCGACCGTCGAATGGACGAAGAGCGGATTGAAACGTACGGCGCCGGAGCCAACTTCCGCGATCGTCTTGGCAGCCGCAAGCGCGACGCGGTTCGAGCTGCCTTCCACGAAGGTATCGAAGGTGAAACGGCTGTCGAGCGGCGAACCGAACAGCGGCGTACCGAGGCTTGCGGGCCTTGCGGCGGCAACGGCCGAAACCGCCTGCTGGACGGCCTGACCGGCCGGCTGGGCGCTTGGCGGACGGCGCATCTGCGCGGGAGCAGCCGGCTCGGGCTGGACCACCTCGTCGACGGCCTTCATGCCGCTGCGGGTTGCCGTGCGCACCAGGATTTCGATCTTCAGGATTTCCGGGTCTTCGGCCTGAAACAGACCGGTAATGAGATCGAGATAACGATTGTTGATCCACGACTTCAGGAAGGTCGTGGGAACCGAAAGGCGAACAACGCTCTTTGATACCGAATGCAGCTTCAGCCTGGCGAACCAGCTGGCATAGACGTCAGGACCGACCTGGGCCTTCAAGCGCGCGCTGACACGCTCAAACAAAATGCTCTGCTTCATTTCCGCCTTTGCTTCCCCCACTTCCTGGCGAATGGAGCCGAACGCCTGCGGTGCCGCATCCCCGTTGTCGAGCCCGCCCGCCATCATCGTATTTATCTGCATAATGCCGCCTTTCAATTCCACCGGGCGGCCTCCGCTAAAACAGCCGCCCGATCATTCCCCGCTTTGACGGGCTGGCGGCATCCTCATGAAGCCACCCGCCTGCCGGTTCACTCAAACACGGCACAGAAGCCCGTTGCAGGTACCGCGTTCATGCGGCGCCTTCATCGGCTTTCCATGCCAAGCTGTCGGTCAATCCTCGTTTTCGGCCGACCAGCCCGAACGCAATATTACTATCCCCTATCCGGCAGCCTCACGCTAAACGTGTGATTGCCATAGGCACAAAACATCCCTGCCCCGTAACAGCCACGTTACGGCCCAAATCCGTCAAGTGCTTGAAAAAACGGAAGCGCAAGGCTCCGTAACAGATGGCACAAATTCATCGCCCTGCCGACGTGGCAGTTAAGACCGAACTCTACAGGTGATGTCCGCGCCCTCTGTTGGACGCCATTTAGGCAGGATCAAATGGCAAGATCAACGATGAATTTTACGCAAAATTAAGATGCGGCCATTGACTCCAGCGACCCTTTTCGGGCGTCACACCAGCGTCAAAAAAGAATCGCAGTTGAATCAACGAGATTCCCCGTTCGGGCTATTTTGACACGCAAAGAAAGAAAAAAAATAAAAATCTGCTTGACTCGCCCCTGATCCGCAAAGGTTCGGCCAGAGTCGCGCAGCGAGAAAGCATCCTTGCGCAAGTCATTGTTTTTGAACACTTT from Rhizobium sp. NLR16a includes:
- the hemW gene encoding radical SAM family heme chaperone HemW; the encoded protein is MGNFDTPSLSRDAALLPDTGEPGFGVYVHWPFCAAKCPYCDFNSHVRHQPVDQERFASAFLKEMAAVRAMSGPKTVTSIFLGGGTPSLMKPETVNAILDGIARHWHVPAGIEITMEANPSSVEAERFRGYRAAGVNRVSLGVQALNDRDLKFLGRLHDVADALKAIRLAREIFPRMSFDLIYARPEQTVEEWEKELKEAISYAVDHLSLYQLTIEEGTPFFGLHKSGKLIVPDGEQSALLYEATQEITAREGMPAYEVSNHARPGAESRHNLTYWRYGDYAGIGPGAHGRLTRGHEKLATATERKPEAWLEMVERDGHGILDQERLGFEEQSDELLLMGLRLREGVDLARWQQLSGRELDPKREEFLLEHKFVERIGNSRLRCTPSGMLILDSVVADLAC
- a CDS encoding saccharopine dehydrogenase C-terminal domain-containing protein, with amino-acid sequence MSFEKIAVLGLGKVGRLAATLLHEGGFEVIGVDAQLPPGEVPFRCRAGDVSDPQLIGELLSNVEAVLSCLPYHLNIELARAAHFAGVHYFDLTEDVPTTNFIIELSKTARGLMAPQCGLAPGFVGVVGASLADGFDRCRSIRMRVGALPQHPTGLLGYAFNWSPEGVVNEYLNDCEVIEGGVRKLVSPMEWHETIYVGGVKLEAFTTSGGLGTMCDTMLDKVDNLDYKTMRYPGHMELMNFFFHELLMRDKRRLAGEILTNAKPPVEDDVVYVHVAAEGTENGNLRRKEFVRAYYPIEIAGARRTAIAWTTSASVVAVIEMVRDGLLPATGFLHQEHIPLEMFLKTPTGSLFKAGATSHG
- the dnaA gene encoding chromosomal replication initiator protein DnaA, translated to MQINTMMAGGLDNGDAAPQAFGSIRQEVGEAKAEMKQSILFERVSARLKAQVGPDVYASWFARLKLHSVSKSVVRLSVPTTFLKSWINNRYLDLITGLFQAEDPEILKIEILVRTATRSGMKAVDEVVQPEPAAPAQMRRPPSAQPAGQAVQQAVSAVAAARPASLGTPLFGSPLDSRFTFDTFVEGSSNRVALAAAKTIAEVGSGAVRFNPLFVHSTVGLGKTHLLQAIANAAVQNPRALRVVYLTAEYFMWRFATAIRDNDALTLKDSLRNIDLLIIDDMQFLQGKMIQHEFCHLLNMLLDSAKQVVVAADRAPWELESLDPRVRSRLQGGVAIELDAPDYEMRLEILKRRLAAARLEDPSLEIPADLLQHVARNITASGRELEGAFNQLIFRRSFEPNLSIERVDELLAHLVGSGEPRRVRIEDIQRIVARHYNVSRQELVSNRRTRVIVKPRQIAMYLSKTLTPRSFPEIGRRFGGRDHTTVLHAVRKIEELISGDTKLSHEIELLKRLINE